One Anabaena sphaerica FACHB-251 DNA window includes the following coding sequences:
- a CDS encoding NAD-dependent epimerase/dehydratase family protein — MKVLVIGGDGYCGWATALYLSNRGYEVGILDSLVRRHWDNELGVETLTPIAPIQKRLQRWQDLTGKSIDLFIGDITNYSFLHKALHQFQPNAIVHFGEQRSAPFSMIDREHAVLTQVNNVVGTLNLLYIMREDFPDCHLVKLGTMGEYGTPNIDIEEGYITIEHNGRKDTLPYPKQPGSMYHLSKVHDSHNIHFACRIWGLRATDLNQGIVYGVLTEETGMDELLINRLDYDGVFGTALNRFCIQAAVGHPLTVYGKGGQTRGFLDIRDTVRCIELAIANPAQPGEFRVFNQFTELFSVGDLALMVKKAGNAMGLNIDINHIDNPRVEKEEHYFNAKNTKLLDLGLQPHLLSDSLLDSLLNFAVKYQQRVDNNQILPKVSWHRK; from the coding sequence ATGAAAGTCCTGGTTATTGGTGGCGATGGGTATTGCGGTTGGGCAACTGCACTTTACCTTTCTAATCGAGGTTATGAAGTTGGAATTTTAGACAGTTTGGTGCGTCGGCACTGGGATAATGAACTCGGTGTTGAGACTCTAACCCCAATTGCACCAATTCAGAAACGTCTCCAGCGATGGCAAGATTTGACTGGTAAATCTATCGACCTATTTATCGGCGATATTACCAATTACAGTTTTCTGCACAAAGCCTTGCACCAATTTCAACCAAATGCCATAGTGCATTTTGGTGAACAACGTTCAGCGCCATTTTCAATGATTGACCGCGAACACGCGGTTCTCACTCAGGTAAATAATGTAGTTGGTACATTGAACCTACTCTACATCATGCGGGAAGATTTCCCAGATTGTCATTTAGTCAAGTTGGGAACAATGGGTGAGTATGGGACACCCAATATTGATATTGAAGAAGGCTACATCACCATTGAACACAACGGCCGTAAGGATACTCTGCCCTATCCCAAACAGCCGGGTTCAATGTATCACTTAAGCAAAGTTCACGACAGCCATAATATTCACTTTGCTTGCCGAATTTGGGGTTTACGGGCAACTGATTTAAATCAAGGTATCGTTTATGGCGTTCTTACCGAAGAAACGGGAATGGACGAACTGTTGATCAATCGCCTTGATTATGATGGTGTGTTTGGTACTGCACTTAACCGTTTCTGTATTCAAGCTGCTGTAGGACATCCCCTCACCGTCTACGGTAAAGGTGGACAAACTCGTGGCTTTTTGGATATTCGGGATACAGTGCGATGTATTGAACTAGCGATCGCCAACCCTGCCCAGCCTGGAGAATTCCGCGTATTTAACCAATTTACCGAATTATTCAGTGTTGGCGACTTAGCATTGATGGTGAAAAAAGCGGGTAACGCAATGGGATTGAATATAGACATCAATCACATAGACAACCCCAGAGTGGAAAAAGAAGAACATTACTTCAACGCCAAAAACACCAAATTGCTAGATTTGGGTTTACAACCTCACCTCCTTTCGGATTCTCTACTTGATTCGCTATTAAACTTTGCTGTCAAGTATCAGCAGCGGGTTGATAATAACCAAATTTTACCTAAAGTGTCTTGGCACAGAAAGTAG